The following are encoded in a window of Amycolatopsis lexingtonensis genomic DNA:
- a CDS encoding discoidin domain-containing protein encodes MSPSSVFSAPKSARAARFGALAAAVLAAAGLTIAAAPAESTALAAGRGATVPFVEQEAETAATTGSVIGPDRAAGTLAGEASGRKAVTLSGQGQYVEFTLTAPANSIDFRYSVPDSVTGTISLYVGGTHNRDLALTSKWAWYYGSYPFTNNPADGHAHHFYDETRALLGTSYPAGTKIKLQVDAGDVPATIDLADFEQVGAATTRPSNSVSVTDYGATAGDTSDDAGAFDSAVAAAKSQGKEVWIPSGTFTLGHHITVDQVTIRGAGPWYSVLTGPRAGIFGKGEPESCGTPTYPGNPAVPGTSSAVKLYDFAIIGQVDARVDCDQSNAIGGALGGGSVVQNLWLQHTKVGLWLDGPFDGLTVSGNRILDQTADGLNLHQGISNVTVTNNFLRNTGDDGLAMWSEHAADHHNTFSFNTVLLPILANNIAIYGGHDNTVSDNVVADNQDQGGGLHIANRFSAVPLSGTTTVARNTAIRTGVLDSNWQFGVGALWFDGRDSAITGRVDVTDLDLQDNNYEAIQFIDGATTDVHFTNVRISGAGTFAWQLQSKPAGSVKNVVATGIGRAGVYNCLGPDAMSGLADQGGNSGWTTTFCGSWPSPVYGSDNGGTTTTPPPTTTTPTGNLALRKSVSASGSQGGFPPANAVDGDANSYWESTNNAFPQSLTVDFGATVSVSRLVLKLPASWGARTQTISVDGVKAATTYTFDPASGNTATVSFPATSQRTLRLTFTGNTGWPAGQLSELEAYSS; translated from the coding sequence ATGTCTCCCAGCTCTGTCTTCAGCGCGCCCAAAAGCGCCCGCGCTGCGCGGTTCGGGGCGTTAGCCGCCGCCGTGCTCGCCGCCGCCGGACTCACGATCGCCGCCGCTCCCGCGGAAAGCACGGCGCTCGCGGCCGGCCGCGGCGCCACCGTCCCCTTCGTGGAACAGGAAGCCGAAACCGCCGCCACCACCGGGTCGGTCATCGGCCCGGACCGCGCCGCGGGCACCCTCGCCGGCGAAGCCTCCGGCCGGAAGGCGGTGACACTCTCCGGCCAGGGCCAGTACGTCGAGTTCACGCTCACCGCACCGGCGAACTCGATCGATTTCCGCTACAGCGTCCCGGATTCGGTGACCGGCACGATCTCGCTGTACGTCGGCGGGACGCACAACCGGGACCTGGCGCTGACGTCGAAGTGGGCCTGGTACTACGGCTCGTACCCCTTCACGAACAACCCCGCCGACGGCCACGCACACCACTTCTACGACGAGACCCGCGCGCTGCTCGGCACGTCGTACCCGGCGGGCACCAAGATCAAGCTGCAGGTCGACGCGGGCGACGTCCCCGCGACGATCGACCTCGCGGACTTCGAGCAGGTCGGCGCCGCCACCACGCGGCCGTCGAACTCCGTGTCCGTCACCGACTACGGCGCCACCGCGGGCGACACGAGCGACGACGCCGGCGCGTTCGACTCCGCCGTGGCGGCTGCGAAGAGCCAGGGCAAGGAAGTCTGGATCCCGTCCGGCACCTTCACCCTCGGCCACCACATCACCGTCGACCAGGTGACCATCCGCGGCGCCGGGCCGTGGTACTCGGTGCTCACCGGCCCGCGCGCCGGCATCTTCGGCAAGGGCGAGCCGGAAAGCTGCGGAACGCCTACCTACCCCGGCAACCCGGCCGTGCCCGGCACCAGCAGCGCGGTGAAGCTCTACGACTTCGCGATCATCGGCCAGGTCGACGCCCGCGTCGACTGCGACCAGTCCAACGCCATCGGTGGCGCCCTCGGCGGCGGCTCGGTCGTGCAGAACCTGTGGCTGCAGCACACGAAAGTCGGGCTGTGGCTCGACGGGCCCTTCGACGGGCTCACCGTGTCCGGCAACCGGATCCTCGACCAGACCGCCGACGGGCTGAACCTGCACCAGGGCATCAGCAACGTGACGGTGACGAACAACTTCCTGCGCAACACCGGCGACGACGGCCTGGCGATGTGGTCCGAGCACGCCGCCGACCACCACAACACGTTCTCCTTCAACACCGTGCTGCTGCCGATCCTCGCCAACAACATCGCGATCTACGGCGGGCACGACAACACCGTGTCCGACAACGTCGTGGCCGACAACCAGGACCAGGGCGGCGGCCTGCACATCGCGAACCGGTTCAGCGCGGTGCCGCTGTCGGGCACCACGACGGTCGCGCGCAACACCGCGATCCGCACCGGCGTGCTCGATTCGAACTGGCAGTTCGGCGTCGGCGCGCTGTGGTTCGACGGCCGCGACTCGGCGATCACCGGCCGCGTCGACGTCACCGACCTCGACCTGCAGGACAACAACTACGAAGCCATCCAGTTCATCGACGGCGCCACCACGGACGTGCACTTCACGAACGTCCGGATCAGCGGCGCCGGCACGTTCGCCTGGCAGCTGCAGTCGAAGCCGGCCGGGTCGGTGAAGAACGTCGTCGCGACCGGGATCGGGCGGGCCGGCGTCTACAACTGCCTGGGCCCGGACGCGATGAGCGGCCTGGCCGACCAGGGCGGCAACTCGGGCTGGACGACGACGTTCTGCGGCTCGTGGCCGTCGCCGGTGTACGGCTCGGACAACGGCGGCACGACCACCACGCCGCCGCCGACCACCACGACCCCGACCGGGAACCTCGCCTTGCGCAAGAGCGTCAGCGCGTCCGGCTCGCAGGGTGGCTTCCCGCCGGCCAACGCCGTCGACGGGGACGCGAACTCCTATTGGGAGAGCACGAACAACGCGTTCCCGCAGTCGCTGACGGTCGACTTCGGTGCCACGGTCAGCGTTTCGCGGCTCGTGCTGAAGCTGCCCGCCTCGTGGGGCGCGCGGACGCAGACGATCTCGGTCGACGGCGTCAAGGCGGCCACGACCTACACGTTCGACCCGGCGTCCGGGAACACCGCGACCGTCAGCTTCCCAGCGACCTCGCAGCGCACGCTGCGCCTGACTTTCACCGGCAACACCGGCTGGCCCGCCGGGCAGCTGTCCGAACTCGAAGCCTATTCGTCCTGA
- a CDS encoding discoidin domain-containing protein, whose amino-acid sequence MANRFNSVPLGGTVTLSNNTALRAGALDPNWQFGVGALWFDARDQAITGVTIRVTGFTAIQSPYEAIQFIDGNGAGKQIQGITIDGVSVQGVGTFVAQSQTQGSVTISNLTASGVGVTGTYNCPYPASIPRMTFSGSGNSGWSGTWSDCSTWPAPNSGPPQPPQSGTNLAKGKAISASGSQGGFPPSNAVDGDANSYWESANNAFPQTLTVDLGTAASINKVTLRLPPSSAWGARTETVTISGSTDGSAYTTLVGSRGYAFDPASGNTASASFTATSQRFVRLTFTGNTGWPAGQVAEFEVAAS is encoded by the coding sequence GTGGCGAACCGGTTCAACTCGGTCCCGCTCGGCGGCACGGTGACGCTGTCGAACAACACGGCGCTGCGGGCCGGGGCGCTCGACCCGAACTGGCAGTTCGGCGTCGGCGCGCTGTGGTTCGACGCGCGTGACCAGGCGATCACCGGCGTGACCATCCGCGTCACCGGGTTCACCGCGATCCAAAGCCCGTACGAGGCCATCCAGTTCATCGATGGCAACGGCGCGGGCAAGCAGATCCAGGGCATCACGATCGACGGCGTGTCGGTGCAGGGCGTGGGCACGTTCGTGGCGCAGTCGCAGACGCAGGGGTCGGTGACGATCAGCAACCTGACCGCCTCCGGCGTCGGCGTGACCGGGACGTACAACTGCCCCTACCCGGCGTCGATCCCTCGCATGACCTTCAGTGGCTCCGGCAACAGCGGCTGGAGCGGGACTTGGAGCGACTGCTCGACCTGGCCGGCGCCGAACTCGGGCCCGCCGCAGCCGCCGCAGTCCGGCACGAACCTCGCGAAGGGCAAGGCGATCAGCGCGTCGGGGTCGCAGGGCGGGTTCCCGCCGTCGAACGCGGTGGACGGGGACGCCAACTCGTACTGGGAGAGCGCGAACAACGCGTTCCCGCAGACGCTGACGGTGGACCTGGGCACGGCGGCGTCGATCAACAAGGTGACGCTTCGCCTCCCGCCGTCGTCGGCGTGGGGTGCGCGGACGGAGACGGTGACGATCTCCGGCAGCACCGACGGCAGTGCGTACACGACGCTGGTGGGTTCGCGCGGCTACGCGTTCGACCCGGCTTCCGGCAACACCGCGTCGGCGTCCTTCACGGCGACGTCCCAGCGCTTCGTGCGCCTGACGTTCACCGGCAACACCGGCTGGCCCGCGGGTCAGGTGGCCGAGTTCGAAGTGGCGGCTTCGTAG
- a CDS encoding alpha/beta hydrolase fold domain-containing protein, whose amino-acid sequence MMPPPFDPELAPVVEELRALRPPLASLADIPGRRELNAAEHKTVEELAAAYPAYRVSEEHAGDVPLLVLAPASSAGVLYYVHGGGTIVGSHLGADVPNLLDWAGELNLTIVSPGYRLAPEHPYPAPVEDCYAGLRWTAEHVPGRLLIGGISAGGGLAAATALLARDRGGPALAGQLLLCPMLDDRNDTPSALDLDGRGLWDRTANNVGWTAYLGDLRGTADVPPYAAAARAADLSGLPPAFLDVGTAETFRDEVVAYASRLWQAGGEAELHVWPGGFHGFDSLVPKARISRAARAARLTWLRRLLGQ is encoded by the coding sequence GTGATGCCGCCGCCGTTCGACCCGGAGCTGGCGCCGGTCGTCGAAGAACTCCGGGCACTGCGTCCGCCACTGGCGTCGCTGGCCGACATCCCCGGCCGCCGCGAGCTGAACGCCGCGGAGCACAAGACGGTCGAGGAGCTGGCCGCCGCGTACCCGGCGTACCGGGTCTCGGAGGAGCACGCCGGGGACGTCCCGCTGCTGGTGCTGGCACCGGCGTCGAGCGCGGGCGTCCTGTACTACGTCCACGGCGGCGGCACGATCGTCGGCAGCCACCTCGGCGCGGACGTGCCGAACCTGCTGGACTGGGCGGGCGAGCTGAACCTGACGATCGTCTCGCCGGGCTACCGGCTGGCGCCCGAGCACCCGTACCCGGCGCCGGTCGAGGACTGCTACGCCGGTCTCCGGTGGACCGCCGAGCACGTCCCGGGCCGGCTGCTGATCGGCGGGATCAGCGCGGGCGGCGGCCTCGCGGCGGCCACGGCGCTGCTGGCCCGCGACCGCGGCGGCCCGGCCCTCGCGGGCCAGCTGCTGCTCTGCCCGATGCTGGACGACCGCAACGACACCCCGTCGGCGCTCGACCTCGACGGTCGCGGCCTGTGGGACCGCACGGCCAACAACGTCGGCTGGACCGCTTACCTCGGCGACCTTCGCGGCACCGCCGACGTCCCGCCGTACGCGGCCGCGGCCCGCGCGGCGGACCTTTCCGGCCTGCCACCGGCGTTCCTGGACGTCGGCACGGCGGAGACGTTCCGCGACGAGGTGGTGGCGTACGCGTCCCGGCTCTGGCAGGCGGGCGGCGAGGCCGAGTTGCACGTGTGGCCGGGCGGCTTCCACGGCTTCGACTCGCTGGTCCCGAAAGCGCGCATCAGCCGGGCGGCGCGGGCCGCCCGGCTGACGTGGTTGCGCCGCCTACTCGGCCAGTAG
- a CDS encoding class I SAM-dependent methyltransferase: MSQRRADGSAGDADYGAIGGVYTDYRKPDPRIGRYLLDALGDARTVLNVGAGAGAYEPEDREVTAVEPSASMRAQRPPGLPPAVDAVAEKLPFGDRAFEGAMSTFSVHQWNDLWAGLKEMRRVTRGPVAILTCDPALLRRFWLLDYAPEVIETEARRYPSVDDIADGLGGHTSVIGVPIPSDCTDGFNEAYYARPERLLDPGARLSCSAWSFVDDRVHHRFAAELQHDLDDGTWDRRYGKLREQPTFDGSLVLVVSDPTA, translated from the coding sequence ATGAGCCAGCGACGTGCTGACGGCAGCGCCGGGGACGCGGATTACGGCGCGATCGGTGGCGTGTACACCGATTACCGCAAGCCGGACCCGCGCATCGGCCGGTACCTCCTCGACGCGCTGGGCGACGCGCGGACCGTGCTCAACGTCGGCGCGGGCGCCGGGGCGTACGAGCCCGAAGACCGGGAAGTGACCGCGGTCGAGCCGTCGGCGTCGATGCGCGCGCAGCGGCCGCCGGGCCTGCCGCCCGCGGTGGACGCCGTCGCCGAGAAGCTGCCGTTCGGGGACCGCGCGTTCGAGGGCGCGATGAGCACGTTCAGCGTGCACCAGTGGAACGACCTCTGGGCCGGGCTGAAGGAGATGCGCCGCGTGACCCGCGGCCCGGTCGCGATCCTCACCTGCGACCCGGCGCTGCTGCGCCGGTTCTGGCTGCTCGACTACGCGCCCGAGGTGATCGAAACCGAGGCCCGGCGCTACCCGTCGGTCGACGACATCGCCGACGGCCTGGGCGGGCACACGTCGGTCATCGGCGTGCCCATCCCCAGCGACTGCACCGACGGCTTCAACGAGGCCTACTACGCGCGGCCCGAGCGGCTGCTGGACCCGGGCGCGCGGCTGTCGTGCTCGGCGTGGAGCTTCGTCGACGACCGCGTGCACCACCGCTTCGCCGCGGAACTGCAGCACGACCTCGACGACGGCACGTGGGACCGCCGCTACGGCAAGCTTCGTGAGCAGCCGACGTTCGACGGCTCGCTGGTGCTCGTGGTCTCGGACCCCACGGCGTGA